Within Elizabethkingia sp. JS20170427COW, the genomic segment TAATTTATTGTGGCTTGGTTAACCTTATCAGCATAACAAGAACGTCGTAATGTATCCGTTCTAATACCTATATATTTGACCTTAAATCCAAGAGTTCTAAAATATTTAATAGCTTCATTTATCTCATCATCGATTTCCTCTTTTTCTTGCCATACTTTCTGAAAAGAAAAAACAATATTACTAAACGAAAGTCCATTTTTTCCAGCAAAATCATCAGCAATATTTTGAAGACCATCTATAGTTTCCTTAGAAATATTAATTCTAATGTTCACTATAAATCCTTTTTCAGCAATCTTTAATATATTTCTGACTATTTTGTGATAACTACCTTTATTTTTTGAGATAAATCGAACGCTGTCATGTCGAAGCTGATCCCCATCCAAAGTTATTTGATAATCTATTGCATTATTCTCCATACAGAAATCAATAATTTCATCACTAATTAATAGACCATTAGTTGTAAAACTCGAATCAAAAGTAATGTTCTCTAAATTTTGAATTTCTTCTTTAGTATATTTTAATACTTCTTTTATGGTATCGAAGTATAACAATGGTTCACCTCCAAACCAAGAAATATGTAAGTGCTCTATTGCAGGATTATTGATAATATTATAAATAAAAGCTTTTATAGAAGACATTGTTTCTATTGACATTTTAGAGTCTTTAATATGACTCTCATAGCAATACCAACATTTGAAATTACAATTCATTGTAGGATTTATTACTAAATGATATGAACTTTCATTATTATCAATCGTTTTTTGCAACTCTTTGATATAATCTAACTCATCAAAATCATTATCAACCAAAAATTTCTTATTAATCATAAAATTATAGAAATCTTCATGAATTTCATTCAAATCATCAATATTATTATGCTCTAATCCTGCTATAAACATATCAAGTAACTCTTCTTCAATAATTATAAATTCGTCGCTTAAAGCATTGTATCCTATTGTTTTGATATGGAAAAAATGTATTATATTGACTAGATTTCATGTTTTATATATTAAGACGGGGAGAAAATTTCCCCGTCATATTAGACAAAATAGTTTAATAACAATCCGTATTAGTACATCTATTATTACCTCCCCCAGTACATTTATTATTGTTACAATAATCGTTTGGTTCGGCTATCTGATCGATTGAACTTAGAGGTGATGAAAACCCACCTTTTAAAAGACCTTTTTCTGTTTCCTTAAGAGTTTCCATTTTGTTTACCAACTCTTGGAATTTTTGATTTTTCTTTTCCATGATAAAATTGTTTTTTGGAAAGTTAAATACTAATTTTTTGCTTTAAAGAAAGCGGTATTTAGACCTATCCAATTGCATTGCGCACTGCACGTGAATATGTATAAAGCTTTTAAAAAGTAGCTGCTGTAGCAGTGCTATTATTCAGTTTCTTTTGAATTTGTAGTTTCTTACCGCTCGAGAAATCATAGCTTACACCGACAATAAACATCGACTTATTATTCCAGATTTGGGTGTTACGAGAATAGTTGACCAAGCTTTCCAGAAGACTTTTGGTTTTGTACTCTGAAGGCATTCCCAACCAGTACATTCCTGAAGTAAAAGTCCATTCTTTTAATCTGTAATTTACAAAGACATGATTCATATTTTCATTAGTCGATAGGAATACACCTGATAAAGTATAAACAGGAATATTAAACTGATATTGGACACTGAAATTTTTATATTCTGAAGAAATTACAAAATAATTATTGAGATAATTATTTTTAATAACTGTACCATTATTTGTTTCTATTCTCTCCGAAGATGGTGTTATAACAGCTCGTAATACCAAAAGCCTATTTGCAAATGGCTTATATGAACCCGAAAGTTGGATTCCATAAAGTTGTAAATTCTTTGCATTTTCATAGGTTAGCGCATAACCTCCCGTTTCATTATCTAAAACAAAGTATTGATTGATTGCTCTTTCTGTTAATTGATAATATAAGTTTGTATTGAAATCGAAATATTTGTTACTAAAAGAGTAAATTAAATTATTACTCCAGATTTGTGATGATTTTAAAAAAGGATTTCCTTTTTGCACAATATTCGGTGCCCATTGTACAATATTACTGCTTAACGCAGCGCTACCTGGACTTTGCGGCTTGTAGCTACTTGCAAATCGTATCATTTGATTATCTTTCAATTGATAACCTAAAATAATTTTCGGTGTGAAAATCCATTTATCATATGTGCTTTTATACGTTTTGTTATGGATATTGGTCAAGCCCAGACCAAAACGATAAGAAAACTTATCTTTTTTCCCTGAATACTCAGTGTAAATATATTGTTCAAGATAATTTACATTATATTGTGAAAAACCTGAAAGGTTATGTAAGTCATTAGAAATAGAAGTATTAGAAATTCTATAACCAGAAGATAAATTTCCTTTTTCAAAAGTATGAACATGAGCCAACTCACCAACTAATCCTGTCTGTTTGGCTTTTAAAATCATATCATTATCATAAATAGAATTACCGGAAACGATTTCCCATTCTTTTGCAAATTCTGTCGAATTAGTTGTGAAATGTGAGCCAACAAAATTGACACTTAATTCATCTTTCTTTCCTACCTTTTTTGAGAAATATAAATCCAAAGTCGGAATTACATAATCAGAATTTGAGTTTTTAAGTACTTTATGCTCATCTAAACTGATATCTTTATAAAAAATACTACTACCTATTCCATTCACGAAACTTGTTGTGATTTCAGTATTCAACTTTGCTTGAAGAACAAAATCATTAGGTACTACATGCGCATAGCGCAAGGTTATATTTTGACCTGTATAGCCAAAATGATCTTTTCTAACCTCTTCAGTACGATAATGAGAACTATTAAGCTGATAATCATAATTACTTTTTACTGCTCTATCATTGTAATCTCGAAAATTAATGGAATATTCCAATCCGAAATCATTTTTGCCTTTTGTATAACCTGCATAAGCGGAACCATTGACAAAACCTGTTGTTAGTGCCGAAGTAATATCAGCACCATAAGAATAGCCTATCTCTGGATTTCTCGTGATTATATTTACAACAGTATCTGCTCGTTGAGAATATCTTGCAGGTGGAATGTCAAAATATTCAACTCGCACTACATTGGTTGGAGCAATGCTTTTTATTTGATTATCAGAAGCCTCAATACCGTTAATGAGAAAAAGTGTTTTTCCTCCTTTAATGCTGGCTACAGTGTTGAAAATTGGATCCAATTGCAATTCAGGAAGAGTGGTCAGTAGATCCTTTGAATGTCTTGCTTTTTCCAATGCTTCTTTATCAAACGTATAATTGGAATGATCTGCAAACTGCTTTTTGTGCTGGGCTTTGATAAGAACCTCTTGGATTTCTTTAGTTCTCGCTATAGTATCTTCTTTTATTTGTTCTTGGGCATTGATTATTGAAATCCCCATAAACAAAAATGATACTGCGATTAAATTTTTAGCTCCCATATCTTCTATTTTATAAATTAAAAGTAGAAAGTAGCCTTTTACCTCGAAACGTTTATCGGTAGAACAATAGAATATATCGGTGAAATGTTCTTTTTAGCGAGTTAAAGAATCATCCAAACTGTTTCATTTTATCTTTCTGCCGTAGAACAGTTTTCAAAACAGACATATCCTCACCCACTTTCTTATCCAGGATTTTTGCGTAATGCTGGGTGGTCTTAATGCTTTTGTGTCCCAACATTTTGCTGACAGATTCGATAGAAACACCATTGGATAAAGTAACCGTTGTTGCAAAAGTATGTCGGGCAATGTGATAGGTGAGGTCTTTATCAATTCCACATAAATCCGCTATTTCTTTGAGGTAAGCATTCATCTTTTGATTGCTGAGTACCGGGAGCAACTTTTGGGAATTAATACAAGTGGGATGAGTTTGATATTTCTCGATAATTTTTTCGGCTTGTGATAGTAACGGTATATTGGAAGTGGTTTTGGTTTTCTGTCGTGTCGTGAAAATCCATTTGTTACCGTCCAATCCTAAATTGATATTCTGCTGTGTTAATTTTTGCGTATCGATATAGGCTAATCCTGTAAAGCAACTGAAAAGGAAAATATCTCTTATCTGAGATAATCTTTCGTTTCGCAAATCTTTACTAAAGAGTTTTTCTATTTCCTGCTCGTTAAGAAACTGACGCGTAACCTCATTAAATTTTGAATGATAATTGATAAAAGGATCTCTTTCTATCCAGCCATTTGCAAGACAGATTCTAATAATCTTACCAAAGTTCTTGATGTACTTTACTGCAGAATTGTTGTTGCAGGATTTCTCGGTTCTTAGATAAAACTCAAAATCATTCAGAAATGCATAATCTATCTTGCGGACGTCTATATCGCTGAGGTTAAACTTCCATTTTAAAAACTCTTTGGTGTGGCTAATACAGGTCTTATACCTCGTTAATGTTCCCTGTGCGAATTCTTTATCTATCAAGGCTTCCATTCGGTTATTGTGATCCTGGAAAATCGGGATAAGCATTCTGCTTTTTTGGTGGGTTCTGAGCAGCTTATTTTTGAGAGTATCACAAGTCGCAATATCCTTTTCCCGCAAAAGTTCGTGATAGGCATCATAAACCTTTTGCTCGAATGTTTTAAGGCAAAAATTAAGGGATTTGATTTCTTCTGAAGAACCGTTTACCTTTTGTGCAGGAGAGTTCCATTTTGAAGCCTGAATGGTTCTCTTGGTACTGATTTCTGTAATTTTTCCGTCAATGGTAATACGCAGGTAAATCGGAGATTCTCCCAGGGAATTGGTTTTAGATTTCTTAACGTAGAACAGAAGATTAAACGTTTTGTTCATTTTGTGGCGACTTTTAAGAGTTAAAAATACCCCCATCAAAATCCTGCTACAAGATATTCAATCTCTGAATCAGCCTTTGTACAGGTTGTTTTCTGATGTTTCAGTGACCTTTTTCAACCTGTTTTTACAGGTCACTGAATAGGTCACTTTCAGGTTGCGATTTCCTGACTTTCTTTGTTGTCGGCACAAAACAAAAAATGCTGTAAAACATCTATTTTACAGCATTTTATATTACATTGGTATTGTAATTGCGATCCGGACGGGACTCGAACCCGCGACCACCTGCGTGACAGGCAGGTATTCTAACCAACTGAACTACCGGATCAATATCTTTAAAAATCTTCTTCTCTCTTGTTTTATTGTGGTGCAAAAGTATATATTTTTTTATTACCTTGCAAATTTTTACACAAAAAAAAATGCTTTTCTTTCGAAAAGCATTCATTATCAGAATATTTATTTTTTATAAGTGTGCAGATAATTTTTCAGCAATAACTTCTTTAGGAGAAACTCCTACCAATTTATCTACTACTTCTCCGTTTTTGAAAATTAAAACGGTAGGGATATTTCTAATCCCAAATTCCATAGATACTTGTTGGTTGTTATCTACATCTACTTTACCTACTACAGCTTTTCCTTCAAAATCGGTAGCAATCTCTTCGATAATTGGTCCTAGCATTCTGCAAGGCCCACACCATGTTGCCCAAAAATCTACCAATACTGGTTTATCGGTATTGATAATTTCATTAAACGACGCATCTGTGATTTCTAATGCCATAATTATATTATTTTATTTTAGGTTGCAAAGTTAATCAAAATATTATACTTGGGTATCTATTCCCAAAATTCATTTTATCAATAAAGAATTTATGCTTTAATTTCCACTAAAGCAGTAACTAAAGCGTCGATATCTTCTTTTTGAGTAAAATGACTAAAAGACACTCTAAGCGGAGTACATTGCTCCATCTCATCATCAGAAAGGATAGACATCATCACCATAGAAGGTTTTGCAGCTCCAGAACTACAAGCACTTCCCTGGGAAACCAAAATCCCTTTCATATCCAATTGAAGGCTGATTAATGGATTTTTAAATGGTAGTAATAAACTTAATAAAGTATAAAGACTCTCTCCTTTTTCAGCGCTATGCCCATTGAATTTAATTCCTGGGATTTTTTCAGTGAGTTGCTCAATAGCATAAGCTTTTAAATCTTCCATGTGCTGAGCATAGGCATCCATATTTTCCAAAGCTAAATCTAACGCTTTACCTAAACCTACAATTCCTGTAACGTTTTCAGTCCCTGCTCTTAAGCTTCTTTCCTGAGAACCTCCTACAATAAGAGGTTTTAAGCCTGTTGATTTTCTTATAAAGGCAAATCCTATCCCTTTTGGCCCATGAAATTTATGCGCACTACACGATGCAAAATCTACTGGAGTTTTAGAAAAATCTAACGGTAAATGAGCCACTGTTTGTACGGTATCCGAATGGAATAATGCATGATACTCCTTACAAAGCTGTGCTATTTTTTCGATATCGTATAAATTTCCTACTTCATTATTGGCATGCATAAGAGTTACTAAAGTTTTCTTGTCCGAAGACTGAAGAAGCTCTTCTAATTTATTAAGATCTAAGTCTCCTTTCTGATCAGGTCTTAAATATACCAATTCCACCCCTCTCTTCTTCTTCATTTCTAAACAAGACTCTGCAACACACTTATGCTCTAAAGGGGAAGTAATAATACGCTCTACTCCTAGGTTATCTACACATGATTTAATAATCATGTTATTAGACTCTGTACCGCATGAAGTAAAAATAATTTCTGCGGGAGTCACATGAAGATAATCGGCTACTTTTCTACGGTTTTCCTCTACCAATGCCTTAGCTTCTTGCCCTAAACTATAGGTAGAAGAAGGGTTCCCATATTGGTTTTTCATCACACTTACCATTGCATCTATTACCTCTTCAGATAAGGGTGTAGTAGCTGCATTATCGAGATAAATTCTTTTCATGTCTTTATTCTCCTCTATATTTTATTTAAATTCTATTGTATCAAATTGATATTTTTCAGGAACGCCAAATGCCACCCATGGATAGCTTATTACCTGAATTTGATTAACTCCTTCTTGGCTTCTAGCTTTAGGAAGGTAAACTACAAGAGTCTTGCCCACCAACTGCAGACTATCAATCCCTTGGACTTTATAGCTCCCTGATCTCCTCATCCCGAAAGAATAAAAAACTATTTTTTCACCCTTCGGAATTTGATATTGCTTTGGTTGAGTTGCTG encodes:
- a CDS encoding radical SAM/SPASM domain-containing protein, whose translation is MFIAGLEHNNIDDLNEIHEDFYNFMINKKFLVDNDFDELDYIKELQKTIDNNESSYHLVINPTMNCNFKCWYCYESHIKDSKMSIETMSSIKAFIYNIINNPAIEHLHISWFGGEPLLYFDTIKEVLKYTKEEIQNLENITFDSSFTTNGLLISDEIIDFCMENNAIDYQITLDGDQLRHDSVRFISKNKGSYHKIVRNILKIAEKGFIVNIRINISKETIDGLQNIADDFAGKNGLSFSNIVFSFQKVWQEKEEIDDEINEAIKYFRTLGFKVKYIGIRTDTLRRSCYADKVNQATINYNGEVFKCTARDFNNENKEGDLDSKGNILWNEKQHTRLNSKFKNKPCLSCKILPICNGGCSQNALENVDTEYCVFNFDENKKQDVIYQKFLEKVIYV
- a CDS encoding TonB-dependent siderophore receptor, which encodes MGAKNLIAVSFLFMGISIINAQEQIKEDTIARTKEIQEVLIKAQHKKQFADHSNYTFDKEALEKARHSKDLLTTLPELQLDPIFNTVASIKGGKTLFLINGIEASDNQIKSIAPTNVVRVEYFDIPPARYSQRADTVVNIITRNPEIGYSYGADITSALTTGFVNGSAYAGYTKGKNDFGLEYSINFRDYNDRAVKSNYDYQLNSSHYRTEEVRKDHFGYTGQNITLRYAHVVPNDFVLQAKLNTEITTSFVNGIGSSIFYKDISLDEHKVLKNSNSDYVIPTLDLYFSKKVGKKDELSVNFVGSHFTTNSTEFAKEWEIVSGNSIYDNDMILKAKQTGLVGELAHVHTFEKGNLSSGYRISNTSISNDLHNLSGFSQYNVNYLEQYIYTEYSGKKDKFSYRFGLGLTNIHNKTYKSTYDKWIFTPKIILGYQLKDNQMIRFASSYKPQSPGSAALSSNIVQWAPNIVQKGNPFLKSSQIWSNNLIYSFSNKYFDFNTNLYYQLTERAINQYFVLDNETGGYALTYENAKNLQLYGIQLSGSYKPFANRLLVLRAVITPSSERIETNNGTVIKNNYLNNYFVISSEYKNFSVQYQFNIPVYTLSGVFLSTNENMNHVFVNYRLKEWTFTSGMYWLGMPSEYKTKSLLESLVNYSRNTQIWNNKSMFIVGVSYDFSSGKKLQIQKKLNNSTATAATF
- a CDS encoding site-specific integrase, producing MNKTFNLLFYVKKSKTNSLGESPIYLRITIDGKITEISTKRTIQASKWNSPAQKVNGSSEEIKSLNFCLKTFEQKVYDAYHELLREKDIATCDTLKNKLLRTHQKSRMLIPIFQDHNNRMEALIDKEFAQGTLTRYKTCISHTKEFLKWKFNLSDIDVRKIDYAFLNDFEFYLRTEKSCNNNSAVKYIKNFGKIIRICLANGWIERDPFINYHSKFNEVTRQFLNEQEIEKLFSKDLRNERLSQIRDIFLFSCFTGLAYIDTQKLTQQNINLGLDGNKWIFTTRQKTKTTSNIPLLSQAEKIIEKYQTHPTCINSQKLLPVLSNQKMNAYLKEIADLCGIDKDLTYHIARHTFATTVTLSNGVSIESVSKMLGHKSIKTTQHYAKILDKKVGEDMSVLKTVLRQKDKMKQFG
- the trxA gene encoding thioredoxin, with protein sequence MALEITDASFNEIINTDKPVLVDFWATWCGPCRMLGPIIEEIATDFEGKAVVGKVDVDNNQQVSMEFGIRNIPTVLIFKNGEVVDKLVGVSPKEVIAEKLSAHL
- a CDS encoding cysteine desulfurase family protein, producing MKRIYLDNAATTPLSEEVIDAMVSVMKNQYGNPSSTYSLGQEAKALVEENRRKVADYLHVTPAEIIFTSCGTESNNMIIKSCVDNLGVERIITSPLEHKCVAESCLEMKKKRGVELVYLRPDQKGDLDLNKLEELLQSSDKKTLVTLMHANNEVGNLYDIEKIAQLCKEYHALFHSDTVQTVAHLPLDFSKTPVDFASCSAHKFHGPKGIGFAFIRKSTGLKPLIVGGSQERSLRAGTENVTGIVGLGKALDLALENMDAYAQHMEDLKAYAIEQLTEKIPGIKFNGHSAEKGESLYTLLSLLLPFKNPLISLQLDMKGILVSQGSACSSGAAKPSMVMMSILSDDEMEQCTPLRVSFSHFTQKEDIDALVTALVEIKA